The sequence CACCAGTGAATTTAAAGAATCGATAGAAATCGACGATGAAGTCAAAGAACTAAAGGACGTTAAAAGATCATTTGATGATTTGTCTGACGAAATCAGGGAAAATATGGATGTCACCAAAGAACTCGGCGATCTAAACCATCACCCAGAGGAGACAAACAATATTGAAACTGAAATAAAAGACGAAGGTGAGGATTCAACCCTTCCTGGACGCTCTGAAGACGAAGAAAGTGAGATAAAAAAAGATGACTGAGGAAGGAAAGCTCCCCTTTACCGGCCACCTGGATGAACTGAGAAAGCGCCTGATTAACATCTTTATCGCCGTCGGCATTGGTTTTGTTGCCTCTTATGCCTTTAAGGAAAAGTTGTTTGACATTCTGGTCCACCCCCTTGTAACCGTAATGAAACCCGGAGACACACTGATTTTTACCGGTCTTCCCGAAGCTTTTTTTACCTACTTAAAGGTGGCTTTTTTGTCCGGGATTATGCTTGCAGCGCCAGTCATCATTTATCAATTCTGGATGTTCGTTGCTCCGGGGCTTTATGAAAAGGAAAGACGAATACTTATTCCTATAGTTTTTCTTTCATCTGTATTTTTTATCGGTGGATCGCTGTTCGGCTATTTCATCGTTTTTCCCTGGGGCTTTAAATTCTTCCTAGGATTTGCCACCGAAACCATCCGACCCCTTCCATCCATGAAAGAATATTTAAGTTTTTCCGCCAAGCTGTTGCTTGCGTTCGGTCTTGTTTTTGAACTCCCTCTGATCCTGACATTTCTCGCCAGGCTTGGCCTGGTTTCCGTCGATTTTTTAAAGAAACACAGAAAGTATGCCCTTCTGCTATTCTTTGCAGGTGCAGCGATATTAACCCCGCCTGATGTGGTGACCCAGATTATGATGGCCCTGCCTCTGATGATTTTGTATGAAATCAGCATCATCGGTGCCAGAATTTTTGGTAAAAAGAAGCCCGAAGAGGTTAAAGAGAAAGATGCAGAAGACACAAAGACAGAAGGGGAAGGATAAAAAAAATACCCGGTAATACATGCTGCATAATGATAACATATGAGCTGCGCCTAACGACTACTGCTTCAGGAGCAGGGTTCTTTTCATGTTTTCCACTCGATAATCCCGGGTTTGAAGAATGCCTCTCATATCTGCATTCCCATCCCAATGATGAATTCATGCACAAACATCTGCTTTCAATCATCCGTTCTTTCAGCAAAGAAGCCCTATCCAAGATGATTGAAAAATCAAAACAAAACGACAAGATCATGGCCGCCCTCGTATTTGAAGCATGCCTTGTTTATGAAAAATTCTTCCATTTAAGGAACCAATTTAGTCCGGTTGAAAAAAAGCAATTGCTTGCATACACCCCGCTTATATTCATGAAGTCCCAGCAGCAAAACGACCAGACCCTTCATTCTAAATGGAACCGACTTTTTGATGCAAATATTTTGGCACATCACCCTTTGCCCTCCCCTAAAAAAGTTGGATTGCAACTGCCCTTTTCCCAAAAGGCTCTTTCCAGCACAACGCATGACAATGTTAGTATTAATGAACTTTACCAAACCATGTCCGTAAAAACACCTCCGGGAAATGCAGCCTTACCTTCTGCTGAAGAAACAGCCAGACATGCCATTGAAAAACTATCAACCGCCGACCTGCTCGCAGGAGCCGAAATGCGACATCAGTCTTCTTTAAGCCCATACGCATTGTTAAGAAATTGGCATGTAAAACTTTCGGTCAAAAACAGACGACACCATTTTTCCCTGTCAGGAATACAAACCGCTTATGGCAAGGGGTTTTCTCTGTGGGCGGCCAGGGCTTCTTATGCCATGGAAATTGTTGAGCGATGTTCATCATTTACAAATGTCGGTGCCGCCGGTGCCCTTGGATATATCACGGATTATCCTTTGATATTTGCCGGCTTTGATGAACTACAAAAAAGAGATATGACTGTGTTGAACCCCAACGCTTTAAATCTAGAAGTACCCTATCATAACGAACCATTGCACTGGCTTGAATGTCAACGGTATAGTGGTGGTAAGTACGAGCCCGTCCTCATTCCGGCGCAAAGCGTATTTTTATTCAGCAACCTTGATGAAATGAATCTTTTCAGCGGGCTCGGGTCAACCGGTTTTGCTTCAGGGAACAGTATTGAACAGGCAAAAATCAATGCCCTGCTGGAAATGATCGAAAGGGATGCAGAGGCCACCACCCCGTATGATCCGTCTGGTTGCTTTAAAATTGAAACAGATGACCCACAGCTGGCAACCCTTTTGTCCGATTACCATGCAAAGGGAATTGAAGTGCGGTTTCAGGATATTACCTCTTCATTGGGGGTCCCCTGCTATAAATGCTTTGTAGTCATGCAGGATAAATCGGTGGTGAAGGGAACCGGTGCACATTTAAATGGTAAACAAGCACTGTTATCCGCAATGGCGGAAACGCCCTACCCGTATCCTATTGGGCCACCATCCGGATCAGGCCCTGATCATCTTCCTGTACGAAACCTGGAAATTCTTCCTGATTATTCTTTGGGGAGCGTAACTGCGGACTTAAAATTTATCGAAACCCTTCTTGCAGGGCATGGCTATTTTCCGGTTTATATTGATCTGACCAGGCAAGATCTTTTAATTCCGGTAATACGGGTTTTGCTGCCCGGAATGGAACTGATGGCCGATTTTGACTGCTTCTCCCGGGTCAGTCCACGGCTTTTCAACAATTATGTTCAAATGTTTTAGAAGGTTATACTACAGCCCGGTTATAAAAAATATGTATAAAAAAAAGACGATTGTCGTTGACACGAAGTGTTTTCCTTGATAAATTGTCGAAAAACTGGTGAGCAAAATAATAGCGAAAGGAAAGGAGGCAAGAGAGAATCATGCAAAAAAAGCTATTTGTCATAGCAGTGATTGTCGGAATTTCAGCGCTGTTTATCACAGCCGGTATTTATGCTGGAACCAAAGCTCCCGATGTGATCAAAATGGAAAACAAGGCCTATAAGAAGCATAAAAAAGGGATCATCATGTTTTCCCATAAGAAACACATCGATGAATACAAGGCCGGTTGCGGGGAATGTCACCACGATGACAAAGGTAAACCCCTTAACAATTTAAAGGACGGCGACAACGTCCAAAGCTGTATAGAATGTCACAAGAAACCCGGGGAAAGACCCAAGGGGAAAGGAGCCCCCAAGCTTTCAAAAAAACAACGCCTGGATTACCATGCCGAGGCGCTGCACTACAACTGTAAGGGTTGCCATAAGAAATTTAATAAAAAGACCAAAACCAAAAAGGCACCCACCACCTGTACAAAGTGCCATCCCAAGAAAAAGAAATAGTAAGTTTTTTACTACATTAAAAACAGGGCGACCGTTTAATAAACGGCTCGCCCTGTTTTATTTAATCAAACAACTTCTCAAATACAACACCTGCCCAGGCCTGCTCAACTTCTTTCCATCTGCACAAAAAGGCTTTTTCCCGGTAAATATCCAGCAAATTCGCCAGTTCATCCGTTTTTATGCCGGATAGTACAAGAATTCCTTTTTTATGTATGATATCGTACAGATGAGG comes from Thermodesulfobacteriota bacterium and encodes:
- the tatB gene encoding Sec-independent protein translocase protein TatB, which codes for MFGIGMPELILILAIALIVIGPKKLPGLAKSLGRAMREFKRATSEFKESIEIDDEVKELKDVKRSFDDLSDEIRENMDVTKELGDLNHHPEETNNIETEIKDEGEDSTLPGRSEDEESEIKKDD
- the tatC gene encoding twin-arginine translocase subunit TatC: MTEEGKLPFTGHLDELRKRLINIFIAVGIGFVASYAFKEKLFDILVHPLVTVMKPGDTLIFTGLPEAFFTYLKVAFLSGIMLAAPVIIYQFWMFVAPGLYEKERRILIPIVFLSSVFFIGGSLFGYFIVFPWGFKFFLGFATETIRPLPSMKEYLSFSAKLLLAFGLVFELPLILTFLARLGLVSVDFLKKHRKYALLLFFAGAAILTPPDVVTQIMMALPLMILYEISIIGARIFGKKKPEEVKEKDAEDTKTEGEG
- a CDS encoding YcaO-like family protein is translated as MITYELRLTTTASGAGFFSCFPLDNPGFEECLSYLHSHPNDEFMHKHLLSIIRSFSKEALSKMIEKSKQNDKIMAALVFEACLVYEKFFHLRNQFSPVEKKQLLAYTPLIFMKSQQQNDQTLHSKWNRLFDANILAHHPLPSPKKVGLQLPFSQKALSSTTHDNVSINELYQTMSVKTPPGNAALPSAEETARHAIEKLSTADLLAGAEMRHQSSLSPYALLRNWHVKLSVKNRRHHFSLSGIQTAYGKGFSLWAARASYAMEIVERCSSFTNVGAAGALGYITDYPLIFAGFDELQKRDMTVLNPNALNLEVPYHNEPLHWLECQRYSGGKYEPVLIPAQSVFLFSNLDEMNLFSGLGSTGFASGNSIEQAKINALLEMIERDAEATTPYDPSGCFKIETDDPQLATLLSDYHAKGIEVRFQDITSSLGVPCYKCFVVMQDKSVVKGTGAHLNGKQALLSAMAETPYPYPIGPPSGSGPDHLPVRNLEILPDYSLGSVTADLKFIETLLAGHGYFPVYIDLTRQDLLIPVIRVLLPGMELMADFDCFSRVSPRLFNNYVQMF
- a CDS encoding cytochrome c3 family protein, yielding MQKKLFVIAVIVGISALFITAGIYAGTKAPDVIKMENKAYKKHKKGIIMFSHKKHIDEYKAGCGECHHDDKGKPLNNLKDGDNVQSCIECHKKPGERPKGKGAPKLSKKQRLDYHAEALHYNCKGCHKKFNKKTKTKKAPTTCTKCHPKKKK